CACTATTCTTATTCCGTGGTGCGCGGGTGTGATCGGATTGTGCCGGTTGATATCTATGTGCCGGGGTGTCCGCCCACAGCCGAAGCGCTGCTTTACGGCATTTTGCAATTACAGAAAAAAATCCGTCGAACCGGAACCATCATGCGTTAAGGCAAAAGCCTTGATGCCAATCAGGATTATCAGAAAAGTTTAATGAACCAAGACGCGCAACAATTAGAAGCCTTGAAGGAACTCGGTGAATACATCGAGGATATTCTGGCGGGCGACATAGAAAGTGTCGCTGTGGCCTATGGTGAACTGACCGTGACCATTCGGGATTCTGCTGCCATCGTCAAGGTTCTGACAACGCTGCGCGATGATACCAATTGCCAGCTGCATCAATTGATGGATGTTTGCGGGGTTGATTATCCAGAACGCGAAAAGCGGTTTGATGTGGTCTATCACCTGCTTAGCCTGCGCCAAAACCACCGCGTCCGGGTCCGTGCCCGGGTCGATGAAAACACCCCCATTCCTTCGGTGACGGGCGTGTTTTCCGCTGCTGGTTGGTGGGAACGCGAAGCATGGGACATGTATGGCATTCTGTTTTCCGGCCATCCCGATCTGCGCCGATTGCTGACAGATTATGGTTTCGAAGGCCATCCCTTACGCAAAGATTTCCCCCTGTCGGGCTATGTCGAGGTGCGTTACGACGATGATCAAAAGCGGGTGGTTTATGAACCGGTCAAGTTGACCCAGGAATTTCGCAATTTTGATTTCCTGAGCCCATGGGAAGGGGCACAGTCCGTGCGCGACGCAGAAGAAAAAGAACAAAAAGAAGAAGAAAAGGGGGAAGGCACCGATGGCTGAAACCCAGATCCAGAATTATTCCATCAATTTTGGTCCTCAGCATCCAGCGGCCCATGGCGTTTTGCGTCTGGTGCTTGAAATGGATGGTGAAGTGGTGGAGCGGGCCGATCCGCATATCGGGCTTTTGCATCGCGGCACAGAAAAGCTGATTGAATACAAAAACTACCTTCAGGCGGTGCCGTATTTTGATCGTCTGGATTATGTGGCCCCGATGTCTCAGGAACATGCCTATGCGTTGGCGGTCGAAAAACTTTTGGGCATCACGCCGCCACTGCGCGCGCAATATATTCGGGTCATGTTTGCGGAAATCAGCCGCATCTTGAATCACATTTTGAACATCACCACCATGGCACTGGATGTTGGTGCCATGACGCCGCTGCTCTGGGGTTTTGAAGAGCGCGAAAAGCTGATGGAATTTTATGAACGCACATCTGGCGCGCGGCTGCATTCTGCCTATTTCCGCCCGGGCGGTGTGCATGTTGATCTGCCCGAAGGTTTGGTCGAAGACATCCTGACATTCTGTGATGGTTTCCCTGCCCATTTGGATGATGTCGAAGGGTTGTTGACCGATAACCGCATCTTCAAACAGCGAACAGTGGATATCGGCGTGGTGTCAGCCCGCGATGCCATTGATTGGGGCTTTACCGGTCCAATGCTGCGCGGTTCAGACACGCCATGGGATTTGCGTAAATCCCAGCCCTATGATGTCTATGACCGGGTTGATTTTGCGGTGCCTGTGGGCAAGACCGGGGATTGTTACGCCCGTTATCTGGTGCGCATGGATGAAATGCGCGAAAGCATCAAAATTATTCGCCAATGTATTGCCGATATGCCCGGTGGCCCGGTGATGGTCGATGATCAAAAAATCACGCCTCCCTCGCGTGCGGAAATGAAACATTCCATGGAAGCCTTGATCCATCATTTCAAGCTGTTTACCGAAGGCTATCATGTGCCTGAAGGTGAGGCTTATTCTGCGGTCGAAGCGCCCAAGGGTGAGTTTGGCGTCTATCTGGTATCCGATGGGTCCAACCGGCCGTATCGCTGCAAAATTCGGGCACCAGGGTTTGCCCATCTTCAGGGTTTGGA
This is a stretch of genomic DNA from Rhodospirillales bacterium. It encodes these proteins:
- a CDS encoding NADH-quinone oxidoreductase subunit C, with the translated sequence MNQDAQQLEALKELGEYIEDILAGDIESVAVAYGELTVTIRDSAAIVKVLTTLRDDTNCQLHQLMDVCGVDYPEREKRFDVVYHLLSLRQNHRVRVRARVDENTPIPSVTGVFSAAGWWEREAWDMYGILFSGHPDLRRLLTDYGFEGHPLRKDFPLSGYVEVRYDDDQKRVVYEPVKLTQEFRNFDFLSPWEGAQSVRDAEEKEQKEEEKGEGTDG
- a CDS encoding NADH-quinone oxidoreductase subunit D, yielding MAETQIQNYSINFGPQHPAAHGVLRLVLEMDGEVVERADPHIGLLHRGTEKLIEYKNYLQAVPYFDRLDYVAPMSQEHAYALAVEKLLGITPPLRAQYIRVMFAEISRILNHILNITTMALDVGAMTPLLWGFEEREKLMEFYERTSGARLHSAYFRPGGVHVDLPEGLVEDILTFCDGFPAHLDDVEGLLTDNRIFKQRTVDIGVVSARDAIDWGFTGPMLRGSDTPWDLRKSQPYDVYDRVDFAVPVGKTGDCYARYLVRMDEMRESIKIIRQCIADMPGGPVMVDDQKITPPSRAEMKHSMEALIHHFKLFTEGYHVPEGEAYSAVEAPKGEFGVYLVSDGSNRPYRCKIRAPGFAHLQGLEFLSKGHMLADVVSIIGSLDIVFGEIDR